The nucleotide window GAAGAGCTATTATGAAACATGGCCTTACCAGTataatcctgaagacaaagcacaacgaaagcaatggctaccaagaggtggaagtggtccagtTAAAGCAATAGTGGACTGGTCAAGAGCAAAGGCCATAGCAACAGTTTTGGGGATGcccaaggcattttgcttgttgactttctggagtggtgattatgagagtgttttgagaaagtcagGTGAAGCTTGAGCAGAAAAACATCcaggggccgggcatggtggctcacacctgtaatcctagcactctgggaggccgaggcaggtagatcatttgagctcaggagttcaagaccagcctgagcaaaagtgagacccccacctctactaaaaaaatagaaagaaattatatggacaactaaaaaaatatacacagaaaaaattagccaggcatggtggtgcatgcctgtagtcccagctactcgggaggctgaggcaggaggatcgcttgagcccaggagtttgaggttgctgtgagctaggctgacgccatggcactctagcctgggcaacagagtgagactgtctcaaaaaaaaaagaaaaaagaaaaaagaaagaaaaacacccaGGAAAGCTGTCatcctagctagagtgcagtagtgcagtggcatcatcatagctcactgcaacctcaaacacctagtgtcaaatgatcctcctgcctaagcctcctgagcatctgggactataggtgtgcgccaccacacctagctaagtTTTTcgatttttggtagagatagggtctcactcttgctcaggttggtctcaaactcctaacctcaagtgatcctcccgccttagcctcccagcatgctaggattacaggcatgatccaccatgcccagcctaccttacagtcctgatttggcttcttctgacttctttctgttttgtaatcttaaaaatttttaaaggacatttatttttcctcagttaataatgtaaaaaaagacTGCATCGACATGGTTAAATTCTCAGGACCTTCAGTTCTTTAGGGATAAACTAAATGGCTATTATCACTTACAAAAGTATCTTgaccttgatggagcttatgttgagaaataaaatttataatttttatcttttaattccatttttccatgaactttttgaagttccCTTCTATAGCTATAGCTTTAAAGCGGTACATTTTCCCACTGAATGGATAGTCCCATAATAAAgattatgctattttaaaaaaaacaatgctgcagCAAAATTTGCTGGGATAGGGTGTTGgcacatttaaaatgttcataaatatCACCAAATATGTCTCAAAATACCACCAATTTACACTTTCTCAGAAAGCATGACTTATTTtcctacatccttgccaacactagGTGCCAGCAACTTCCCATCTCTGCCAACGTAATCTTactgccacattttaaaaaaaatcatacaggTATTGGGAATATCATGTCTTTGTCACATATGACACAAATACTTTCCCCTGTTTATTTTGTctctttgggtatttttttttaaccttaaactGACTGCCATATAGAAGTTCTAAATTTTTGGGAAGTCAaacttatttactttttctttttttcttaatttcatgttAACTATAAAAGAGTCAACACTCAAAACTGGTTTTAACATCACCATTTGTCATGTTTTTTGAAACAAGAATCATAAAAAGCACTTACCTTTGCTGCTTTCTTGTCTCCTTCAGTGCGTACACCTAGTAGCCGTCTAAGTAGGAAATAGGAAATTTCCAATTCTGTGAAGATTTCAGGTAAAGCTCCAACAGCACCAAGTACTTGCCCCACCATTCTGTCAGCCCGGCATAAAGTGGGGTCAATTTTTGTTCCAACTCctaatataaaataagatgtaCATAGTCTAACCTTTTATTTCCTAAATCACCTATAAATTATTTACCCAAGAGCTTAGTGAAACAAGTACAGCATATTAtctataaattttaatacatactTATATTTTCATACTCATACAATAGCTACCTAGACATAACAAAATACCTGTTTATCTGAGGAAGGAGAATTATTAATTCATAGGCTGATTGAGCAATTGAGAACAGATTGATTCTCTTGATTTAAATTCTAAACAAAGGGCAAATAATAACCTAATTCAAAATGAGTCTGAATATCCTTAATGAAGCCTGAAAAGATACAAAATTCATAATGAGTAGTTTGCAGAATATTTGCATGCCATTTTCCTCCCGGGAGGATGATAAAAACGACAGTTTAAAGACTTCATATGATTCCTGGGAtccacttcaaaatattttagctGTGTATcttgagggaaggagggaaaagaagatatatagataaaCCAAGATtggtgaaatattaataactgctgAAGCTGAGTGGTAGTAGCTACGTGGGGGTTATCATTACAGCATTCTCTCTTATGTTTGAAGAGTTCcttaagttaaattttaaaaattgttttcagaatttccttgttaacaaaaaataacaaagatgacATCATATATGGTAAACTGTTAATTATaggatacaatgaaaaaaatgaattacataGCCAAAAATTAGATCACCAATTTGTCTGCTGAAGAATAAACTCCTTCTTCaccaaacattttcttctttaatccaaaGGTACACCACCACCTCTAATTCTCCCTGAATCTTGCACTTTTCTGGTTATCTAGTAATACACTATGTTGTAAGGGAcaagaaaatctttaaattatttcagtaattCCTACATAATGgaagttatctttttttatttccatctcagTGTAATTATGATCTGACATCATTCAACTGACATCTGTGGGTAACTTTCCATTTgcaaaacatacataaaaagcAACCACTCTCTACTCCAAAAACTGTGTAGACAAAAAAGTATAGTTAGGTATCTCAGATGCTAGGTCATAAAACTTATGTTATTGCTAAAAAGGAGTTACACCATATGCTAAACCAAAATGGatccttctttaaaaataatttttacaaatatgtaaaaCCATCTTATAACCTAAAATGAGTATAACCACATGAATGTTGCCCAACTCTAATCATTAAAATACCCAATCAAAAATCTACAATATACCCTTTTGAGTAACCCATTTCCCATGAAAAGTATCACAAATAGCCACAAATTAAGAGAAGACGTGAGAGGAAAATCCTTACCAATAAGGCCCCCTGGAGCGGCATACTGAAGATCATTATGCTCCGCAAAAAGTGATACAATTTTGGAAAAGATTGGTTTACACATGAGTTTTCCTTCACTATCTTTGGAAACAATACCAGGTCTGACTTCTATCTCCTGGCCCACCTATGAACATATAATAAGTAATTAGAATTACTGTAGGACAACACAATTATCATTTACTTGTCAAAAGTTCCAACAAGAAGACCACAAAACTGAAAAGGCAATCCTTGCTCTATTTCAAAGatcacttttaattaaaaaaaaaaaaaaaaaaaaaaaaaaggcatggatGAGATCATTAATACCAGAACCATCCAACGGTTGCTAACTACCTATCACTCAAGCCTATCACCATATAAAATGTGTCCCATGTGTCCCCTTCACAAGAAGCCTATACATTTAGAGGTCAGACATTCAAAAGACATAATAGTagacaaagaaatctgtaaccAACACTAGACTAGACaccataaaaaaaattctgtttttcactttggagtgtccatatttttttcctgattaagaCAAGGGCaaaacagaaacagaataaaacaaaaacacaacaaccAAAACCCAGTTTACCTTTAATACTCCTTTTAGAATACTACCACCAGCTACACCCCCCTTAAGGTCATCAACTTCACAGCCAGGTTTGTTGACATCAAAGGATCTAATAACTAAAAGAAGATACAACAAATTAAAGCCAATTCTGTTAATTTTAACTTTAgaagaaatattcttttccaAGTTAACATTCCTAAAATAGTAGCCATATAAGATTTATACCAAAGGGGTAGCTGTAACAAAATCTAATATTAAATTCCAATACTACTGCAGCCTTACTTATgatgggaaaactgaaaataacttgAAGTTCATTAATAGGTGGCATATTATGGTATACCAGTATTGTGGAATATCATGTAGCtattaataaagaatattagAGCTATATGTAATGATCAGAAAGGGTGACCTTAATATACTGTTGAGACAAAAAAAACAGTTACAAAAATAACATGCACATGATTCCATTTCcacaaagaataataaaacatatgtACATGCTCATATGTAATGatatgaacaaagaaaaaggTGTGGGAATAATACACACCAAATGTTAACTTTGGTTACTTCAAGGCTAAGGGACTAGAACATAACTGGAAGGCAGGGAGACTGtagacattttctttatacacctCTATAGCATATGActtctgtaataaaaatttaacttcaACTTCAAAACCACAAACACTAGGACTATGTGACCTGCACTTAGGTCACCTGAGAGAACATTTCCTATCAAACACACAGGAACCGCAGATGAAGGTCCCAAAAGGGCTCAAATGTCTGTTTTGATAAAGCTCCTTACATGCCTGTGTAGGAACCATAAGCTTAGATGATCAAATCACACCAATTCTTTATTTACAGTGAAATCATTTGTATGGAAGTTCTAACATCCTGACTAAAACATGATAATTCCACAGAAAATACTGTATGTATTACTCCATCTTGATCACATAACTTACCACATACTGAGCAAAGAAAGGTTAACAGATCCTACCGTATTCAGGACTCTATCCCTCATCCAGTAATGCAATCTAGCACTGCCAATACAACCTCAGAATTAATcgatttcaaaaaattttatggaTTATCACTTCTGCAGAAAGGGAAAACATTAACAAACACCCTTAAGGAGGAATCACCAATgtggaaaatatgaaattaagagTTAAAGGTGGGCCGgtggcggtggctcacacctgtaatcctagcactttgggaggccgaggtgggtggattgctcgaggtcaggagttcaagaccagcctgagcaagagcaagacccccatctctactaaaaaaagaaagaaattagctggacagctaaaaatatatatatagaaaaaaattagctgggcatggtggcgcatgcctgtagtcccaggtactcgggaggctgaggcaggaggatcgcttgagcccaggagctggaggttgctgtgagctataggctgacgccatggcactctagccagggtgacagagtgggactctgcctcaaaaaaaaaaaaaaaagtggccggacacagtggcacacctgtaatcccagcattttgggaggtcaaggtgggaggatcgcttgaggccaggagttcaagactagcctgggaaacatagcaagatcccatctctatcaaaaaatttaaaaaaaaataaaataaaatagccacccgcctatagtcccagctactcgggggcctgaggtaagaggatcacttaagcccaagaagttcaaggttgcagtgagctatgaccacgccactacagtccagcctgggcaacagagtgagactctctcttaaaacaaagacacaaacaaaaaagagttaAAGGCAATTCCTATCACTTACCAATAAGTCGGGGTTCTGATGTAAAGTCTCTTGGGGGTACTGGAATTTTCTTTACTATGTACTCACAGACAACTTCAATATTGTATTTCAGCTGAGCAGAAATTGGAATAATGGGAGCTCCTTCTGCTACTGTACCTATACAACAAAATTCAGAGAGATCAAGATTCTTCAGTTTTACAAAACCTGTTCAACAAGTCACAAAAAACAATATTACTAAAATAGATGCCTAAACAACTCCATACAAATGCCAGCAACAAGTGGAAAGTGAAAATTCTATTCAGAAAGATGATGATATCCTATGTTTGTTTTTACTCTTGAAAATGAGTACTATTCCCTTGAAGGGAAAAAGTGTTAAGTATATTGATAGATACATTTAATATAGTAAAATGATAAACCTGTTTAAAGGTATAAAATACTAACACACCTGGGAAAGAGCACTCTAGTAGtcaaaaaaatttctaataacaTGTAATTACCTTCCCAATAAATGTCAAGATAAAACTACAGACTCTTTGCTAAGCAAAGACTGCTGGCACATACAATATTTGCCCCTTATTAATTATACGTCAAACAGGTTGGTCAAAGAAATGGACCAAACATAATTAGATTTTaatcaaaatgatttattttttttcatgatgACAGAAATGAGTTCATAGGAAGTTAACCTTTCTAACAAGAAAAACAAGACTAAGAGAGAATCAAATGTCAACAATAAGATGTATCATGTCTTCCCGGAAATGAAAAACACTATGCTgttagagaaaggaacactataaagattaaataaatcacTGTCACTTCCAAACCTGAAAGTAGCTGCTCAGTAAGAATAAACAGTGTAagatttaaggttttttttttttttaaatgcttttattcattcattttactgaggattaaaaaaaacaaaacaaaaaaaaaacaaaaactctgatTGATGAAGTTTCCAGAATACAACTTCAGTTCTAACTTTAATTACTTTAATATGTTAAATCCAGAAACATAGATTTCACTAGTTTTATTGGGTCAATAACAAGCAGTaggcacacagagagaaaggctTAAGACCTATAAGTTTACCTTGTTTTAGATAATCTATTATACTAAAAGTTAATTTAACATCTGATATCCAGATTAAATGCCTCTCAAAGTGATTCATAGATTGCTTATATATTATGTCTTCTTACCTTGTACAAATGCAAGAATCTGCTCATATTGCTCTTTAGCCTGACTTTCTTTTaccaaatcaattttattttgtaggaTCAAAATATGCTTCAATTTCATGATCTCTATGGCAGCCAGGTGTTCAGAAGTCTGAGGTTGAGGGCAAGATTCATTACCAGCTAGTTGATCAATAAAAAAACATGCATGTAAGAATAGctcaaaatatccagaataggcaaatccacaaagaaataaaacagattatTGGTTGCTAGAGGTCGGAGGGAGGCATGGGGATTGACTGCTTATTGATTGGGTGCATGGGGTTTCTTTTCATggggatgaaaaagttctggaactagatagtggtgatgctACAATCACTACATcatacaacactgtgaatgtacttaatgccactgaattgtacacgttaaatggctaaaattttatgTTGCATTTTACTACCATCACCCCCACAAAAATCTGGCATCTAATAAAGACAACTTTTGAATGTTCTACCCCTACTCAGGCAAAAGTCCTAGATATCATTGCAAGCATCCACTTTCTGCCCCTGCTTTACCCTCTATGCCTGCCTCCACTGGAACCTCCCAATCTTTTGGATCCCAATCCTGGTCCTAAGCAAGAAGCCTGAAATTAACAAGTTTTGGCTTCTCGGGGTCTGCTCTAAGCTTTTGCTCAGGCATAAGGTACAGCCCTCTAGTTCTATCCAGTTTTAGAAATATTCTGGcccaggccgggcatggtggctcatgcctgtaatcctagcactctgggaggccgaggcgggtggattatttgggctcaggagttcgagaccagcctgagcaagatcgagaccccgtctctactaaaaatagaaagaaataatctggacaactaaaaatatatatagaaaaaatcagccgggcatgatggcgcatgcctgtagtcccagctactcgggaggctgaggcagcagaattgcttgagcccaggagcttgaggtgctatgagctaggctgatgccacagcactctagcccaggccatagagtgagactctgtcttaaaaaaaaaaaaaaaaaaaagaaaagaaatattctggCCCAGCAAGCTCCTGAGAGGTAGAGAGTAATTAAGAGGGAAAGATACTTAATACTGTCTATGAATTTTAACTAATATCAGAGGCTACTCCTTAACCTAGGGAAGGAAGAACACTAATTGTAAAGATAACCAACAGTGTATTATAAAGAAATAGTAATGTTTTGTTACATACATGCCTATGGTATGTAACGATTACCCTCCCCAGGTTGTGATGTTCAGGTGTCCTGAACTATTATCTACTTGGCaagcttttaaaaacttctatcCCATAGCAATTAATCTCTCAACAGCTCATCTAAGGAAGAAAGCACAACCCTAGTGTTAAAAACCCTTACTCAGGCCTAGACTTCAGACTTACTGTGAATGATTATCTAAATCAAACTATTATATGTCTACAAGTGGACAgctcagaaacacacacacaaaccccatAACACATACAAATAGTTTTACACATAAATTTACAGTTAAAATAATAAACCAGCTCATatgatttaaatgagaaaaatgcactattgagatttttctttttggggggataCTACCTCAGAAGCCATCAGCCCTAAGTCTATCTTGTTTAGTATTTTGTGACAGCTGATAGGTAAGAATGTTATCCGGGATGACATGTTAGTTTCCATATATGTCACCCTTAGGTAATGGATATAACCCTTAAAAGCCTTAGTTCCCCTTTAAAAATTCCACTTTGAATTTGTTCCACATTGATTTGTCCAAACCAATTCTGATGTATTTACCTATCAGCAAAAGAGCTGCATCCATCACTGCTGCACCGTTCAGCATAGTAGCCATCAAAATATCATGGCCAGGACAGTCAACAAAGGAAACATGCCTAACAATTGAGAAATAATAATCAGCCTTAAGATCAACCAATACTTAAACATGCAAAGTATAGATTTCCTAAAGTTAACTCACTTAGGAAATCATCTTATTGTCACAAAATGATTACATGACTTGGTGTTTCTAGAACTAGGAAGTAAGATCACCAGCTGAGAATAAAATCACTGCAGATCATAACAATGCAAATGAAATTAGCTATGTGTAGAAATACCTGAAGATACAGAAACTCCCAATCCAAGCAAAGTAAATATGGTATAGAATAATGAtatagagctgtggtccccaacccctgggccacagaccaatactggtctgtgacctgttaggaaaCTGGCTATGTGTCAGGAGGTGAGTAGTAGGCAAGCgaggggcaggcgggcaggcaagcttcatctgtatttacagccactccccattgctcgcatcaccacctgagctctgcctcctgtcacatcagcagcggcattaaattccgcattatggtgagttgtatagtTATTTCATAATGttacaataatagaaataaggtgcccaataaatgtaatGGGCCTGGATCATTCCAAAACCAtcaaaaaattgtcttccatgaaactggtgccaacgaggttggggactgctgggagTATATAATAAGAATGTCAATCAATCAAAAGCTAAAACCTAATGACTTGTAAaaaccatattaacagaatgaggATTGCCAACTGAAAAAACAATTTGCCAAAAAATCCCTTTAGCACCTTGAAACTTTTAAACTGCCCATTTGAAGGGGACATAGCAGTGCTATTTTAACAGAATTATGGCGCTCATTCAGAATcatggttgtttttttaaattgtatcctCACGATGTCATGATCTAAAATAGGGGTCAGTCCttaggccaaatctggcccaccaccATACCCATTTACACATGTATTGTCTACGCCTGCTTTCATAATAGAAGAGCAGAGACCAGTATTTGCAACACAGACTTTATGGCCCGCAAAGatgaaaacatttactatctggccctttacagaaaaagtttgctaggctgggcatggtggctcacgcctgtaatcctagcactctgcgaggccaagagggagctcaggagttcgagaccagcctgagcaagagcgagaccccgtctctactaaaaatagaaagaaattagccaaacaactaaaacatatacaaaaaattagccgggcatggtggtgcatgcctgtagtcccagctactcgggaggctgaggcagtaggattccttgagcccaggagtttgaggttgctgtgagctaggctgacaccacggcactctagtctgggcaacagagtgagactttgtctcaaaaaaaaaaaaaaaaaaagagtttgctgatccctgctcAAGGCCAGAACTACAGTGAGGCAAGTGCAAATTTTAAGGGGATGccaaaaaactcagtaatcaagataaatatttaaattcagtatttaaaaaaccaaaattaatgcaaaaaaacccataatgaacaaaataccaaaattttaaattaaaacaggaTCAGAAACAATGCTATACTAAGCCAAAAAAAAGTGATAGAgtagcaagaggaaaaaaaaaaaaatcagtaatactgAGTCTGCCtatatttaaaatggatataTTCTGTTAATTACAATTTTgtgcattcattttaaaaaatactacattaaaatatttaccctGATTAATGAGTTTTTTGGGCATACACTCCCCTTAAATTTTGGGCCTGAAGTGAAGCCAGCCTCGCCCCAATCTAAAATTTCCTTGTGGGGCATCCCCAACACCCATAAACATCACTAGACAAGTGTCAGTATCCTCTGATAAAGAAGCAGGATGTGCAATCATATTCAGAAAATAGATGAAGAACAAGTTTATGTGTTTTAGAGAGGTTATTAAAAATGACTGatcagacatggtggctcatgcctataatccctagcactttgggaggccaaggcagaattgcttgagatcaggaattcaagaccagcctgagaaacagcaagatctcatctctacaaaaataaatagaaaaattagccaggcgtggtagcacacgcctgtagtcccagctattcaggaggttgaggcagtaggatcacttgagcctgcagtgagctatgatgatgccactgtactctagcccaggcaacagagtgagaccctgtctcaaaaaaaaaaaaaaaaaaaaaaaagggctttgGTCCTCTCCTATCTAACAAACAGAAACAACACTGtttgaaataaatttaggaagccaagaaaaaaaaaaaatcccttaaatcCAGTGAGTTGTGTTCCTCTCCATTCCACTCTGCTTATGCAATACTTTTAGTTTGGAGAACTTGGATGTAAGGATTTTAACTTAGGGTTAAATACTTGACATTTCAAACTATCATTACaggcaatgaaaacaaaacaatagaaaaataacaaaaccacTCAGCAATTAGGTTCATTGTTTAATAGcttcattaaatatttcaaaaagcacaagtcaataaaatataaaatgtaaagtgTTTTTAGCACGAAAGAGGTCACCTGACTAATTTGAAGTTCCCTTTGGTCCCTGGAATGTCTGTAGGAAACTCATCAGGTGTACTGCTCCCACAAGATCTATAACATTCTGGCCGAGGACAACTTGGGTCATCAAGTTTATAAATCTAAACGTTTCAATGAAAAAAGATTTGGACTTGTTATCTGCACAACGATTAAAGTTAAATAGTTTCTAGTTCCAGAGTACACAGCTCACCTTAGCATTGGCATACCCAAGCTTGattgtaatatttctttctaattcatttttgaaCCTGACGGTGTGAACTCCAGAAATAGCTTTGACAACTGTGGATTTCCCATGAGCTACATGACCAATTGTACCTACAGACAaagtacaaaaaattaactcatgtGCATTCAATTacaccaaatatttttttcaaatagtgtTAAGAGTAGAAAACCCAAAGCCCTAACTCACTGTAAATATCAATGTAAAACCAACAGTCACTTTAATTTTTCCTTACATGTCCTTTCCTACTAAAAACTTGTTCTGATAGAGGACTGAAGAGAGCTTTCCATGTAACTAacaaccttatttttaaaaaatacatctcatgtttttaatcacagaaaagactgctttcatttaaaataaacactcaataaaaagtacataaaatcTTGTATATTAACAAACTTTCCAGCATTTCTAGAGTAAAGGTAATTAGGCATGATGAGCTCTGACACAACAAAAAGGAATtcataaaaacaagaaaacccaaGTTTAATTACTGTAATCCTATCAAGGACagcatatattttataactttttaaaaacctcatgTCCAAAATTTACAGTTAATATAACTTCTCCTCTAAAGCTCTAGGTGCCAATTAAGAAAATACTTGAAGCTTATACATTAAACTTTCATAAACTCTGCCCTTGCAATAACCCTGTGTAACAAGTACAGCcacattttcctctcttccttaaACTTCTGCTACCTAAGACTATATACTACCCTGTGCTATTAAACTTTTcctatgtctctttttttttttctcctcaagtCTGTAAGCTAGACATGGGCAGCATTCTTTGtatttccccccaaaatctaGCAGATGCTTTGCTCACAAGGGCTCAACATCTATTTCTTGAATATCTGAATCCTCATATTCAGGTAATCACAGAAAAGGTGAGGTTAAAATTACTTACTAGAGATCAAGCAAGTTCAGGTCTCTTAAGGTCTTGTCTTACCTATATTAATTGTGGCTTGTCTGCTGATAACTTCGTGTGAAAGTGGTGTCAACTTGCTAACATCCtgcaatgaaatatatttattttaaaacactgcaCTTAAGACAAATTAGAACTTTTCCTCTGACTTTACGTTTTCTATCTACAGGTGGCCACCATATGTCTAAATCTCTCCTActtctataatcttttttttctcccatcaAGTCTACGCACAAATCCCTTCTACTCCTAAAACACCTTTCCCCTATAAGCAATCTTGTGTTCTTATGGCTGCCATAAGAGTCCTTCATCGTTACACAACAGACTACACTTCCACTCAACTTAGGCTggaaacccccccccccccatcttgGGAGCATTAGCACTGAGGACACTGAGGACAGTGTAGACACCCCCTTCCCAAACCTTCAAAGGTGAAAACCTTAATGACATTTAACACCAAGATTTTCCAACCGAATCCTTCAGAAACTCGAGGTCCCACGATCGTACATCCCTGAGCTCAGCTCGCGGGCTGGCCGAGGTACAGAAGGCGGCGCGAGTGC belongs to Eulemur rufifrons isolate Redbay chromosome 30, OSU_ERuf_1, whole genome shotgun sequence and includes:
- the EIF2S3 gene encoding eukaryotic translation initiation factor 2 subunit 3, translating into MAGGEAGVTLGQPHLSRQDLATLDVSKLTPLSHEVISRQATINIGTIGHVAHGKSTVVKAISGVHTVRFKNELERNITIKLGYANAKIYKLDDPSCPRPECYRSCGSSTPDEFPTDIPGTKGNFKLVRHVSFVDCPGHDILMATMLNGAAVMDAALLLIAGNESCPQPQTSEHLAAIEIMKLKHILILQNKIDLVKESQAKEQYEQILAFVQGTVAEGAPIIPISAQLKYNIEVVCEYIVKKIPVPPRDFTSEPRLIVIRSFDVNKPGCEVDDLKGGVAGGSILKGVLKVGQEIEVRPGIVSKDSEGKLMCKPIFSKIVSLFAEHNDLQYAAPGGLIGVGTKIDPTLCRADRMVGQVLGAVGALPEIFTELEISYFLLRRLLGVRTEGDKKAAKVQKLSKNEVLMVNIGSLSTGGRVSAVKADLGKIVLTNPVCTEVGEKIALSRRVEKHWRLIGWGQIRRGVTIKPTVDDD